A section of the Ensifer adhaerens genome encodes:
- a CDS encoding Hsp20/alpha crystallin family protein, translated as MLVSDFGRIGFDPFVEVRHMQQEMNRRLSDMTARAAQEFPPITIWMGEDSVAVTAELPGIAPDELDLTVRENTLTLRGQRPPTEEKKPVWHRRERVYGNFSRTVQLPFRVDPEQVEARFANGLLEVELHRPETDRPKKIQIKA; from the coding sequence ATGCTCGTATCGGATTTTGGCCGCATCGGTTTCGATCCATTTGTGGAAGTGCGGCACATGCAGCAAGAAATGAATCGGCGCTTGTCCGACATGACAGCCAGAGCCGCCCAGGAGTTTCCCCCCATCACGATCTGGATGGGTGAGGACAGCGTGGCGGTGACCGCAGAATTGCCTGGAATCGCGCCTGACGAGCTCGATCTCACGGTTCGCGAAAACACGTTGACGTTGAGGGGGCAGCGCCCTCCGACGGAGGAGAAGAAACCCGTCTGGCACCGGCGCGAAAGAGTGTACGGAAACTTCTCTCGAACGGTGCAATTGCCTTTCCGCGTCGATCCAGAACAGGTCGAGGCGCGTTTCGCAAACGGGCTTCTTGAAGTCGAGCTACACCGGCCTGAGACGGATCGGCCGAAGAAGATCCAGATCAAGGCATAA
- a CDS encoding gamma-glutamylcyclotransferase, translating to MPKTPAAKVPAPATMDLTPELVATTIRIVKDEGPEPNWHPISPEQLDDLVCRVEEEAGDEEIWVFAYGSLMWNPGFEVAASEEAVAYGWHRAFSLRIERLRATSDAPGLMLALRPGGSCSGLVLKLACTSKREDLRTLLARELRYAEVCDMVRWVSVKTPTGVRRALTFWASGRQSALTQKIPLEEAAGLIAQACGPAGSCAEYLHRTVSDLADRKIYDRNLWQLQQIVAGRLRALQQHDPI from the coding sequence ATGCCAAAGACACCGGCCGCCAAGGTGCCCGCACCTGCTACCATGGACCTTACCCCCGAGCTCGTCGCCACGACCATCAGGATTGTAAAAGACGAGGGCCCGGAACCCAATTGGCATCCGATCTCGCCTGAGCAGCTCGACGACCTCGTCTGCAGGGTTGAGGAAGAGGCCGGTGACGAGGAGATATGGGTGTTCGCGTATGGTTCCTTGATGTGGAACCCGGGTTTCGAGGTGGCCGCCAGCGAAGAGGCCGTCGCTTACGGCTGGCACCGTGCGTTCTCGTTGAGGATTGAGCGGCTGAGGGCCACCTCCGACGCGCCCGGTCTCATGCTCGCGCTTCGGCCAGGCGGAAGCTGTTCGGGTCTTGTCCTCAAGCTTGCGTGCACTAGCAAGAGGGAGGATCTGCGCACTCTTCTCGCGCGAGAGCTACGGTATGCCGAAGTGTGCGACATGGTGCGGTGGGTTTCAGTCAAGACACCGACGGGTGTGCGGCGGGCGCTCACGTTCTGGGCGAGTGGCAGGCAATCTGCGCTCACGCAGAAGATCCCCCTCGAAGAGGCGGCAGGGTTGATCGCGCAGGCCTGTGGACCTGCCGGATCTTGCGCGGAATACCTGCATCGGACGGTTTCAGATCTGGCGGATCGCAAAATCTATGATCGAAACCTATGGCAGCTACAGCAAATAGTCGCGGGTAGGCTTCGAGCGCTCCAACAGCATGATCCAATCTGA
- a CDS encoding hydrolase, which yields MSKLEVLTPANSQLIFIDQQPQMAFGVQSIDRQTLKNNVVGLAKAARIFDIPTTITTVETQSFSGNTFPELLAVFPENDLLERTSMNSWDDQNVRDALAKNASTGRKKIVVSGLWTEVCNTTFALSALHDVPEYEIYMVADASGGTSADAHKYAMDRLVQAGVIPVTWQQVLLEWQRDWARKETYDAVTTLVKEHSGAYGMGIDYAYTMVHGAEERVRHGKRIGPNPAK from the coding sequence ATGTCCAAGCTTGAAGTCCTGACCCCGGCGAACAGCCAGCTCATCTTCATTGACCAGCAGCCGCAGATGGCCTTCGGTGTCCAGTCGATTGACCGCCAGACGTTGAAGAACAATGTCGTCGGCCTCGCCAAGGCCGCCAGGATCTTCGATATCCCGACCACGATCACCACGGTCGAGACGCAATCCTTCTCTGGCAACACCTTTCCCGAACTCCTTGCCGTTTTCCCGGAGAACGACCTCCTCGAGCGCACGTCGATGAACTCCTGGGACGATCAGAACGTCCGTGACGCTCTGGCGAAGAATGCCTCCACCGGCCGGAAGAAGATCGTCGTCTCCGGTCTCTGGACCGAGGTCTGCAACACTACTTTTGCTCTTTCCGCTCTCCATGATGTTCCGGAATACGAGATCTACATGGTCGCCGATGCTTCCGGCGGCACTTCGGCGGACGCGCACAAGTACGCGATGGACCGGCTGGTGCAGGCAGGCGTGATCCCGGTCACCTGGCAGCAGGTCCTGCTCGAATGGCAGCGCGATTGGGCGCGGAAGGAAACCTACGATGCGGTCACCACGCTGGTGAAGGAGCATTCCGGCGCCTACGGCATGGGCATCGACTACGCCTACACGATGGTTCATGGCGCAGAAGAACGCGTCAGGCATGGCAAGCGCATCGGCCCGAACCCCGCAAAGTAG
- a CDS encoding PRC-barrel domain-containing protein, which translates to MYSRGVFHPCWRLVAKRTAATTTTETFVTAKPTDVLSYNLINLNVTNNANETIGEIKDLILSKDQLTGYIVSVGGFLGMGDRYVIVSPKAVKITYVENDKKWTAVMDPAKDQLKAAPEFKYAGRWER; encoded by the coding sequence GTGTACTCAAGGGGCGTATTTCACCCCTGCTGGAGACTTGTCGCGAAGCGCACCGCAGCAACCACAACCACCGAAACCTTCGTTACCGCGAAGCCGACCGACGTGCTGAGCTACAACCTCATCAACCTCAATGTCACTAACAATGCCAACGAGACGATCGGCGAGATCAAGGATTTGATCCTGTCGAAAGACCAGCTGACGGGCTACATCGTGTCGGTTGGCGGGTTTCTCGGAATGGGCGATCGTTACGTGATTGTGAGCCCGAAGGCCGTCAAGATCACTTATGTCGAAAACGACAAAAAGTGGACAGCGGTGATGGATCCGGCTAAGGATCAGCTCAAGGCAGCGCCTGAATTCAAATACGCAGGTCGCTGGGAACGGTGA
- a CDS encoding Hsp20/alpha crystallin family protein, which yields MQIRDLIPWGNHKGSEITKSEEGSAIFSLQRDVNRLFDDFWKRLDQSFGAFGRWDSGGPRTDVTETDSALEVSVELPGIDQKDVEVSLTDSALTIKGEKKSEQEKSKKGHHLLERSYGSFCRSIPLPSGVDTGKVAARFKDGVLTVTVPKTEEALSRVRKIQVKAT from the coding sequence ATGCAGATTAGAGATCTCATCCCCTGGGGAAATCACAAGGGAAGCGAAATTACGAAGTCAGAAGAGGGAAGCGCCATCTTTTCTTTGCAGCGCGACGTGAACCGTCTGTTCGATGATTTCTGGAAGCGGCTCGATCAATCGTTCGGCGCTTTCGGTCGTTGGGATAGCGGCGGGCCGCGAACGGACGTCACGGAAACTGACAGTGCGCTTGAGGTTTCGGTGGAACTTCCTGGAATTGATCAGAAGGATGTCGAGGTCTCCTTGACGGACAGCGCGCTCACGATCAAAGGGGAAAAGAAAAGTGAGCAGGAAAAGAGCAAGAAGGGGCATCACTTGTTGGAACGCTCATACGGGTCCTTCTGCCGCTCGATCCCGCTACCGTCGGGCGTCGACACGGGCAAGGTTGCCGCCCGCTTCAAAGACGGCGTTCTGACCGTGACGGTTCCAAAAACGGAGGAAGCGCTGTCGCGTGTTAGGAAGATCCAGGTGAAGGCGACCTGA
- a CDS encoding VOC family protein, with protein sequence MIKDIKGLHHVTSMASDARQNNRFFTDTLGLRRVKQTVNFDDPSVYHLYYGDEAGSAGTVMTYFPFPNMMLGRPGVGEVGETQFSVPEGSLKFWQDRFTTKGVDGLERDTVFGVDRLRFMGPDGDSFALIESADDKRAPWLADGIPDDAAIRGFAGARFSLRDTAATEELLGFMGYERAEKEGDVVRFIIPNGNGADTIDLLALPKTPFARQGAGSVHHIAFAVDNREKQLEVRKALMDTGYQVTPVIDRDYFWAIYFRTPGGILFEVATNEPGFNRDEDTAHLGEALKLPARYEEYREQIQANLVPLAV encoded by the coding sequence ATGATCAAGGACATCAAGGGACTGCACCACGTGACTTCGATGGCATCGGACGCGCGGCAGAACAACCGATTCTTCACCGACACGCTCGGTCTTCGTCGCGTCAAGCAGACTGTTAACTTCGACGACCCGAGCGTCTATCACCTCTACTATGGTGACGAGGCGGGCTCGGCCGGAACGGTGATGACCTACTTCCCATTCCCGAACATGATGCTTGGCCGCCCCGGTGTCGGTGAAGTCGGCGAGACCCAGTTCTCCGTTCCCGAGGGATCGCTGAAGTTCTGGCAGGATCGCTTCACAACCAAAGGCGTGGACGGTCTGGAGCGCGATACTGTCTTCGGCGTCGACCGACTCCGTTTCATGGGACCGGACGGCGACAGCTTTGCGCTTATCGAGTCCGCTGACGACAAGCGTGCTCCATGGCTGGCAGATGGTATTCCAGATGATGCAGCCATCCGCGGTTTCGCTGGCGCGCGCTTCAGCCTGCGCGACACCGCTGCAACGGAGGAGCTGCTCGGCTTCATGGGCTACGAGCGCGCCGAGAAGGAGGGCGACGTCGTACGCTTCATCATACCCAACGGTAACGGAGCGGACACGATCGATCTACTGGCGTTGCCAAAGACGCCGTTCGCGCGACAAGGTGCAGGTTCGGTGCACCATATCGCATTCGCCGTCGACAACCGCGAGAAGCAGCTAGAGGTGCGCAAGGCGCTGATGGACACCGGCTACCAGGTCACCCCCGTCATCGACCGCGATTATTTCTGGGCCATCTACTTCCGCACGCCGGGCGGTATCCTCTTCGAGGTCGCCACAAACGAGCCTGGATTCAACCGCGACGAGGATACAGCTCACCTCGGGGAAGCCCTTAAACTTCCGGCCAGATACGAGGAATACCGCGAACAGATCCAGGCCAATCTCGTGCCGCTGGCGGTATAA
- a CDS encoding XapX domain-containing protein, whose amino-acid sequence MKLYLLSLGAGLLVGIVYSLLNVRSPAPPVIALVGLLGILVGEQIIPLAKSLWTREPAAISWIHQIKPHMFGHLPKGNEVAHQTKVHVGERS is encoded by the coding sequence ATGAAGCTCTACCTCCTATCGCTAGGCGCAGGCCTGCTTGTTGGCATCGTCTACAGCCTGCTCAATGTCCGCTCACCCGCGCCGCCCGTTATCGCCCTCGTTGGCCTTTTGGGCATCCTGGTCGGCGAACAGATCATCCCGCTCGCGAAATCTCTCTGGACGAGGGAACCGGCGGCCATTTCATGGATCCATCAGATCAAGCCACACATGTTCGGTCATCTGCCGAAGGGCAACGAGGTTGCTCATCAGACGAAGGTTCATGTAGGGGAGCGGAGCTGA
- a CDS encoding Hsp20/alpha crystallin family protein, translating to MAQELKTTERRAPSRLDGGEPTHSRPVFIPRTDIYETEDNVVVLVDMPGVASEGVDITLEKRTLAIRGYATDQQHDNYRQIYAEYGAGNYERVFTLSEDIDRDSIEASQKNGVLRLVLPKAAPAKARKIKLKMA from the coding sequence ATGGCTCAGGAACTGAAAACAACCGAACGCCGGGCCCCAAGCAGGCTCGACGGTGGCGAACCGACCCATTCGCGCCCGGTGTTTATCCCGCGAACCGATATCTATGAGACAGAGGACAATGTCGTGGTTCTTGTCGACATGCCCGGCGTGGCCTCGGAGGGCGTCGACATCACGCTCGAAAAACGGACGCTGGCAATTCGCGGATACGCGACGGACCAGCAGCACGACAACTATCGCCAAATCTACGCCGAATATGGCGCGGGCAATTATGAGCGCGTTTTCACCCTGTCGGAAGATATCGATCGGGACAGTATCGAGGCATCGCAGAAGAATGGCGTGCTGCGGCTGGTCCTGCCGAAGGCTGCGCCGGCAAAGGCGAGGAAGATTAAGCTGAAGATGGCATAA
- a CDS encoding amidohydrolase encodes MTTRRSFLGGASSLAFSNLFSPAKAADPSQTGVTTVQHPDLILHNGRVTTLDRTNPNATAIAIKDGLFLEVGSDSEIIALAGSSTRVVDLKGKRVLPGLIDNHTHVVRGGLNYNMELRWDGVRSLADAMDMLKRQVAITPAPQWVRVVGGFTEHQFAEKRLPTIEEINSVAPDTPVFLLHLYDRALLNGAALRAVGYTRDTPNPPGGEITRDASGNPTGMLLAKPNAGILYSTLAKGPKLPLDYQVNSTRHFMRELNRLGVTGVIDAGGGFQNYPDDYEVIQKLSDENQMTVRLAYNLFTQKPKEEKQDFLNWTQSVKYKQGNDYFRHNGAGEMLVFSAADFEDFRQPRPEMVPEMEGELEEVVRVLAENRWPWRLHATYDETISRALDVFEKVNKDIPLEGLNWFFDHAETISDRSIDRIAALGGGIATQHRMAYQGEYFVERYGHGVAEATPPIRKMLDKGVNVSAGTDATRVASYNPWVSLSWMVTGKTVGGLQLYPRANCLDRETALRMWTEKVTWFSNEEGKKGRIEKGQFADLVVPDKDFFSCAEDEISFLVSELTMVGGKIVYGAGDFKTLDENDIPPAMPDWSPVRKFGGYAAWGEPEGAGARSLRRTAISTCGCASDCGVHGHDHAGAWTSKLPIADLKGFFGALGCSCWAV; translated from the coding sequence ATGACGACGCGTCGATCCTTTCTTGGAGGCGCATCGAGCCTTGCTTTCTCGAACCTCTTCTCACCGGCGAAAGCCGCCGATCCCAGCCAGACCGGAGTAACCACGGTGCAGCATCCCGACTTGATCCTCCACAATGGCCGCGTGACCACTCTTGACCGAACCAATCCGAATGCGACAGCGATCGCCATCAAGGATGGTCTGTTTCTCGAAGTCGGATCCGACAGCGAGATCATCGCGCTCGCAGGTTCCAGCACCAGGGTCGTTGATCTCAAGGGCAAGCGTGTCCTGCCCGGTCTCATTGACAACCACACCCACGTCGTGCGCGGTGGCCTGAACTACAACATGGAACTGCGCTGGGATGGCGTGCGCTCGCTCGCCGACGCCATGGACATGCTGAAGCGCCAAGTGGCGATCACGCCTGCGCCGCAATGGGTGCGCGTGGTCGGCGGCTTCACCGAACACCAGTTCGCCGAAAAACGCCTCCCCACCATCGAGGAAATCAACTCAGTCGCGCCCGACACGCCTGTCTTCCTCCTTCATCTCTACGACCGCGCGCTGCTCAACGGCGCCGCTCTTCGTGCCGTCGGATACACCCGCGATACGCCGAACCCGCCTGGCGGCGAGATTACGCGTGATGCCAGCGGGAACCCCACGGGCATGCTTCTCGCCAAGCCGAATGCAGGCATTCTGTATTCGACACTTGCGAAGGGTCCGAAGCTTCCTCTCGACTATCAGGTCAACTCGACCCGCCACTTCATGCGCGAACTCAACCGCCTCGGCGTGACAGGTGTCATCGATGCAGGCGGCGGCTTCCAGAACTATCCCGACGATTATGAAGTCATCCAGAAGCTTTCCGACGAGAACCAGATGACGGTACGGCTGGCCTACAACCTCTTCACCCAGAAACCGAAGGAAGAGAAGCAGGACTTCCTGAACTGGACGCAGTCAGTCAAATACAAGCAGGGCAATGACTACTTCCGCCACAACGGCGCCGGCGAGATGCTCGTCTTCTCGGCCGCCGACTTCGAGGACTTCCGCCAGCCGCGTCCGGAGATGGTCCCGGAAATGGAAGGCGAGCTTGAAGAGGTCGTCCGCGTCCTGGCGGAAAACCGCTGGCCCTGGCGTCTGCATGCCACCTACGACGAGACGATCTCTCGAGCCCTCGACGTGTTCGAGAAGGTCAACAAGGACATCCCGCTCGAAGGTTTGAACTGGTTCTTCGACCACGCAGAAACGATCTCCGACCGCTCGATCGACCGGATCGCCGCCCTCGGTGGTGGTATCGCCACGCAGCACCGCATGGCGTATCAGGGCGAATACTTCGTCGAGCGCTACGGCCACGGCGTCGCGGAAGCGACACCGCCGATCAGGAAGATGCTCGACAAGGGCGTGAACGTCTCGGCTGGCACCGACGCCACCCGCGTCGCCTCCTATAATCCTTGGGTTTCGCTATCGTGGATGGTGACTGGCAAGACCGTTGGCGGCCTGCAGCTCTATCCGCGGGCCAACTGCCTCGACCGTGAAACCGCGCTGCGGATGTGGACGGAAAAGGTCACATGGTTCTCCAATGAGGAGGGTAAGAAGGGGCGTATTGAGAAGGGCCAGTTTGCCGACCTCGTGGTGCCGGACAAGGATTTCTTCTCCTGCGCCGAGGATGAGATCTCCTTCCTGGTATCGGAGCTGACCATGGTCGGCGGCAAGATCGTCTACGGCGCGGGCGACTTCAAGACGCTGGACGAGAACGACATCCCGCCTGCGATGCCCGACTGGTCGCCTGTCCGCAAATTCGGCGGCTATGCGGCCTGGGGTGAACCGGAAGGGGCGGGCGCTCGTTCCCTGCGCCGCACCGCGATCTCCACATGCGGATGTGCGAGCGATTGCGGCGTTCACGGCCATGACCACGCCGGTGCCTGGACATCCAAGCTCCCGATCGCCGATCTCAAAGGTTTCTTCGGCGCTCTCGGCTGCTCCTGCTGGGCGGTCTGA
- a CDS encoding LysR family transcriptional regulator has protein sequence MNDYKALRTFLLAAEKRNFAQVARELDMTPAAVTRAIAALEAELGVQLFVRTTRQVSLTTDGAIFAAQIQPAFKTLEEARREVMNAHKSDEGRLRISAPTWFGKTVLPPILSGFKERYPKMSFEISLSDGLVNIVDDDYDLAIRISSQPSDKFTIWRKIRVVPRILVAAPGSRYVDMQHPNELKPDDCLAYSGESRRENWVLSDGASSIAISAGRAFSANSGEVLADMAADGAGVALLPGFNIADHISSGRLVHVFKGWAPPELWLTLFYPPYQTLPPRIASFSKFFEEQVAAKMVMLD, from the coding sequence ATGAACGACTACAAAGCTCTCCGAACCTTTCTGCTCGCGGCTGAGAAGCGGAACTTTGCCCAGGTCGCCCGCGAACTGGATATGACGCCCGCAGCCGTCACACGGGCGATCGCCGCGCTTGAGGCGGAACTTGGCGTGCAGCTCTTCGTTCGCACGACAAGACAGGTATCGCTGACAACCGACGGCGCAATCTTTGCGGCGCAGATCCAGCCAGCGTTCAAGACTCTGGAGGAGGCGCGGCGCGAAGTAATGAACGCACACAAGTCGGACGAGGGCCGGCTGCGTATCAGTGCGCCGACATGGTTCGGCAAGACAGTGCTGCCGCCGATCCTGTCTGGGTTCAAGGAACGCTATCCGAAGATGAGCTTCGAGATTTCGCTGTCCGATGGATTGGTGAACATCGTCGACGACGACTACGATCTGGCGATCCGCATCTCGTCGCAGCCTTCGGACAAGTTCACGATCTGGAGGAAGATCCGGGTGGTGCCGCGCATCCTGGTTGCCGCTCCCGGAAGCAGATACGTCGACATGCAGCACCCGAACGAACTGAAGCCCGATGACTGCCTCGCGTACAGCGGCGAAAGCCGGCGTGAGAACTGGGTGCTGTCGGACGGTGCGTCAAGCATCGCGATTTCGGCAGGTCGAGCCTTCAGCGCGAACAGCGGAGAGGTTCTGGCGGACATGGCCGCCGACGGTGCGGGTGTCGCGCTGCTTCCAGGATTCAACATCGCCGATCACATCAGTAGCGGTCGCCTTGTCCACGTCTTCAAGGGATGGGCGCCGCCGGAACTGTGGCTGACGCTGTTCTACCCGCCCTACCAAACCCTCCCGCCAAGGATTGCGTCATTCTCCAAGTTCTTCGAGGAGCAGGTCGCGGCAAAGATGGTCATGTTGGACTGA
- a CDS encoding RidA family protein gives MTNSKPSKKVENHGVAWERAFGYVQAVQVKDTIYLSGQLSHDDDGNLVAPAELDEDRRPVDFSQMESQIRQTYVNAKTLLARYGATLDDVVEETLYVLDVPSAFAAGSKVRKEMYGTDVPQCASNLIGVSALAFPEQLVEITFRAIINRPTD, from the coding sequence ATGACGAACAGCAAACCATCCAAAAAGGTAGAGAACCACGGCGTCGCCTGGGAGCGCGCCTTCGGATACGTTCAGGCCGTGCAGGTCAAGGACACGATCTATCTCTCGGGCCAGTTGAGCCACGATGACGACGGCAATCTTGTCGCTCCGGCGGAACTCGATGAGGATAGGCGGCCTGTGGACTTCTCGCAGATGGAGAGCCAGATCCGCCAGACCTACGTCAACGCAAAGACGCTGCTGGCCAGATACGGTGCGACCCTCGATGATGTCGTTGAAGAGACGCTGTACGTGCTTGATGTTCCTAGCGCCTTTGCCGCTGGATCCAAGGTCCGCAAGGAAATGTACGGCACCGATGTGCCCCAGTGCGCCAGCAATCTCATCGGGGTTTCGGCGCTGGCTTTCCCCGAGCAGCTCGTCGAAATCACATTCCGGGCAATCATCAACCGACCCACTGATTGA
- a CDS encoding response regulator, whose product MNALERKLRIFVVEDEALIAMLMEDILADLGHAVSAVASHLRQACDIAQTGTFDLAILDVNLDGQPSYPIAKMLRERGIPFAFATGYGGNGLEREFADVPTLAKPYVTEDVQRVIAALVR is encoded by the coding sequence ATGAACGCCCTTGAACGGAAGCTGCGCATCTTCGTCGTCGAGGACGAAGCACTGATAGCAATGTTGATGGAGGACATTCTGGCAGATCTCGGCCATGCGGTGAGCGCTGTCGCCTCGCACCTGCGCCAGGCTTGCGACATCGCGCAGACGGGAACGTTCGATCTGGCAATTCTCGACGTCAACCTCGACGGCCAACCCAGCTACCCGATCGCCAAAATGTTGAGGGAGCGTGGTATCCCATTTGCCTTTGCGACCGGCTATGGCGGAAATGGTCTGGAACGTGAGTTTGCGGACGTTCCGACGCTGGCGAAACCTTACGTCACGGAGGATGTGCAGCGAGTGATTGCGGCGCTGGTCCGGTGA